A single Pseudoalteromonas rubra DNA region contains:
- a CDS encoding LysR family transcriptional regulator produces MDWLTATRSFCVLAELGSFTKAAEHQGVSASAMSKRIDWLERHLGQSLFIRTTRQVNLTEQGQHFFPRARDWLAQFEALVETAQSEQCELQGSLKIAATQAVGSSVLMPKIEQFLSQYPQITIHLNVLAPGEPPDLQHDVVITRYNESFDSVSHKGTRLFDYQMQLFGAPEYLARCDEITCVEDLAQHKMLLSSYYHKIGGVVLEDGRLFEFTNYNFVTDHLDAILKAAVQGIGLLFIAPSYIERELRSGALVPILPDIRSEIKQLWAYYPKASYTPRKTRLFIEHLKNNVITL; encoded by the coding sequence ATGGATTGGTTAACGGCAACACGCAGTTTTTGCGTTCTGGCAGAGCTGGGCAGCTTTACCAAAGCGGCTGAGCATCAAGGGGTTTCGGCATCTGCTATGAGTAAACGTATTGACTGGCTGGAAAGGCATCTGGGGCAAAGTTTGTTCATTCGCACGACCCGGCAGGTTAATCTCACGGAGCAAGGGCAGCATTTTTTTCCTCGTGCCAGAGACTGGCTTGCCCAGTTTGAGGCACTGGTAGAAACCGCGCAATCTGAGCAATGCGAATTGCAGGGCAGTTTGAAAATAGCGGCCACACAGGCGGTGGGCAGCAGTGTATTAATGCCCAAAATTGAGCAGTTTTTGTCGCAATATCCGCAGATCACCATTCACCTGAATGTACTGGCGCCGGGAGAGCCACCGGATTTACAGCACGATGTGGTGATCACCCGGTATAACGAGTCGTTTGATTCAGTCTCGCACAAAGGCACGCGGTTGTTTGACTATCAAATGCAGCTGTTTGGGGCCCCTGAATATCTGGCACGTTGCGATGAAATAACCTGTGTTGAGGACCTGGCACAACATAAGATGTTGCTGAGTAGTTATTATCATAAAATTGGGGGCGTTGTACTTGAAGATGGCAGATTGTTTGAGTTTACCAACTATAATTTTGTGACCGATCATCTCGATGCCATTTTAAAAGCGGCAGTGCAGGGAATTGGTTTGCTGTTTATCGCACCAAGCTATATTGAGCGGGAGTTAAGATCTGGCGCTTTGGTGCCCATTTTGCCGGATATTCGCTCTGAGATAAAACAACTCTGGGCCTATTACCCCAAGGCCAGCTATACACCCCGTAAAACCAGGTTGTTTATTGAACACCTTAAAAATAACGTTATAACTCTGTAA
- a CDS encoding MFS transporter, with protein sequence MHLFTMLAVLLMSCSQLVSQVYMPVLPDIADSLVLTNGMSQAMIISYFITLGASQLIVGPLRDKYGDRPLFIAGQAILLAGTLLCAVAPDSTTFLLGRILQGAGSASPVLISRTLLAQRLSGARLKSAMATVAISASVTAIIAPLLGGMLSSWFGWQGLSLVLITYYLFITIFGLSLLKASEPQPFVINPMSLVRHYQNMVRCQVFLSLASLKWVPTFLYLTLQLHLPFLLQDRFGFTTSQTGQAMMLPMVGLLLGAVFAKVLQRHVSYMKIVLWLWPALLLSALTFVLASDNAIAILLAYAAIMLVFGGYFPSYMHLIGLLHPTHAGTANALVGAIELLIFSVIAWLVNQWLPDNTQAIALLIAVCAALLLLCWRTIRIQRPHFEHT encoded by the coding sequence GTGCACCTATTTACTATGCTTGCTGTTTTACTCATGTCCTGCTCTCAGCTGGTCAGCCAGGTGTATATGCCTGTTTTACCAGATATTGCAGACAGCCTGGTGCTAACCAATGGCATGAGTCAGGCAATGATCATCAGCTATTTCATTACGCTTGGCGCCTCTCAACTGATTGTTGGACCGCTGCGCGACAAGTACGGTGATCGACCACTGTTTATCGCCGGGCAAGCCATCTTACTGGCAGGTACACTGTTATGTGCCGTTGCACCAGACAGCACCACCTTTTTACTCGGACGAATTTTGCAAGGTGCGGGCTCCGCTTCACCGGTGTTAATCAGCCGCACATTACTGGCTCAACGACTGTCGGGGGCCAGATTAAAAAGTGCCATGGCAACCGTGGCCATCTCGGCAAGTGTCACCGCAATTATTGCCCCCCTGCTCGGCGGTATGCTGAGCAGTTGGTTTGGCTGGCAGGGTTTGTCACTGGTGCTCATTACATACTATCTGTTCATCACCATATTCGGGCTGAGTCTGCTCAAAGCCAGCGAACCTCAACCTTTTGTGATTAACCCAATGAGCCTGGTTCGGCACTATCAAAATATGGTGCGCTGTCAGGTCTTTTTATCGCTGGCCAGTCTCAAATGGGTGCCAACCTTTTTGTATTTGACGCTCCAGCTACATTTGCCGTTTTTACTTCAGGACCGCTTTGGCTTCACCACTAGCCAGACCGGACAAGCCATGATGCTGCCTATGGTTGGTCTGTTGTTGGGCGCTGTGTTTGCTAAAGTCTTACAGCGCCACGTTAGCTATATGAAAATTGTTTTGTGGCTGTGGCCTGCACTATTACTCAGTGCACTGACCTTCGTATTAGCCAGCGACAACGCCATAGCGATATTACTGGCCTATGCCGCCATTATGTTGGTATTTGGCGGATATTTTCCAAGCTATATGCACCTGATTGGCTTACTACACCCTACTCACGCGGGCACCGCAAACGCTTTGGTTGGGGCAATTGAGTTACTGATATTTTCTGTCATTGCCTGGCTGGTGAATCAATGGCTGCCAGATAACACGCAAGCCATCGCGCTACTGATCGCTGTCTGTGCTGCATTGTTACTACTTTGCTGGCGTACTATCCGTATTCAGCGACCTCATTTTGAACACACATAA
- a CDS encoding GNAT family N-acetyltransferase, translating into MFEKLHFNTARFTIRPLQQSDLHAIYESRRNPDTSRYIGEPATLKDAQDRIDQATAPWQANEHERLLLAIIRREDNVLVGELMYKFLCHNAKTAEIGYRLSEKYIGQGYAFEAANGLIEAAFGQFGLNKVCAFCAVENQASWRLMEKLGMQREAHLRQHFKFSHGYYDGYMYGLLRSEHIMAATA; encoded by the coding sequence ATGTTCGAAAAACTCCACTTTAACACTGCCCGATTTACTATCCGGCCGCTTCAGCAAAGTGACCTTCATGCCATTTACGAGAGCCGGCGTAATCCGGATACCTCCAGGTATATTGGTGAACCAGCGACACTAAAAGATGCTCAGGACCGAATTGATCAGGCAACAGCCCCCTGGCAGGCAAATGAGCATGAAAGACTGCTTTTGGCCATCATCAGACGTGAAGACAATGTACTGGTCGGTGAACTCATGTATAAGTTTTTGTGCCATAACGCCAAAACTGCCGAAATCGGTTATCGTCTGAGTGAAAAATATATTGGCCAGGGTTATGCGTTTGAAGCTGCAAATGGGCTGATTGAAGCTGCCTTTGGGCAATTTGGACTCAATAAAGTCTGTGCATTTTGTGCTGTCGAAAACCAGGCTTCCTGGCGCTTAATGGAAAAGCTCGGCATGCAACGTGAGGCCCATTTACGTCAGCACTTTAAATTTAGCCATGGTTACTATGATGGCTATATGTACGGCCTGCTGCGTAGTGAACATATCATGGCAGCAACAGCCTGA
- a CDS encoding EF-hand domain-containing protein, which produces MYKLMLSTILMAASIGAHAADSSFSTFDTNGDGYISKSEAAGSDTLTVIFEKLDTNGDGKLSEQEFSQ; this is translated from the coding sequence ATGTACAAGCTTATGTTAAGCACCATTTTGATGGCAGCCAGTATTGGTGCGCATGCTGCGGACAGTTCATTTTCAACTTTTGATACCAATGGCGATGGGTATATCTCTAAGTCGGAAGCCGCGGGCTCGGATACATTGACGGTCATTTTCGAAAAACTGGACACCAATGGCGACGGTAAACTATCGGAACAGGAGTTTAGTCAGTAG
- a CDS encoding EF-hand domain-containing protein — translation MQITYVFALTLGMFTCALAFATEVDFALLDDNSDGLISRSEAAKVSLVADAFKRLDTNRDGALSAKEFKHFNKHL, via the coding sequence ATGCAAATTACATACGTTTTTGCGTTGACCCTGGGAATGTTCACCTGTGCGTTAGCGTTTGCAACTGAAGTCGATTTTGCACTTTTGGATGACAACAGCGATGGCCTGATCAGTCGCTCAGAAGCAGCTAAGGTCTCTCTGGTCGCTGACGCATTTAAACGCCTGGATACAAACCGGGATGGCGCGCTGAGTGCCAAAGAATTTAAACACTTTAACAAGCATTTATGA
- a CDS encoding EF-hand domain-containing protein, translating to MMKTAMTMMTAMALTVLATQAIAGEDFEKYDTDGDGTISLNEATANSALMGQFEDLDSNGDGLLSRKEFSEFNG from the coding sequence ATGATGAAAACAGCGATGACAATGATGACAGCTATGGCTCTGACGGTGTTGGCGACACAGGCAATTGCAGGCGAGGATTTTGAAAAGTATGACACGGATGGTGATGGCACCATTAGTTTGAATGAGGCGACGGCAAACTCCGCGCTAATGGGCCAGTTCGAAGATCTGGATAGCAATGGTGATGGCTTGCTGAGCAGAAAAGAATTTTCTGAGTTTAACGGCTAA